A region of Nocardioides sp. JS614 DNA encodes the following proteins:
- a CDS encoding glycoside hydrolase family 5 protein, whose product MERGASMRLHARHQARWIVLAVVVALVAGTGLYLQLRTPMAAGVPANTGAAHPVVDGNRIIDARSGRDFVPRGVNWSSFEYACAQGWGMSALDNLVARDPATTEAKEIAGWGANTVRLPLNQDCWLGTRGAPVSDQYEERSVAGYRSDVHAFVTALNRAGIVVVLDLHSRKRIGQPEFGNLAMPDSESIAFWTSVATEYADNPSVLFDAFNEPYSRYSSSGARLLFGLTWRCWRDGGCQAPVEDDQTATLGQVTYPVQGMAAVVNAIRDAGAEQPILLGGLDYANDISHWLEFAPDDDQLVAAFHSYDFKACGDPDCWNDVIAPVAETVPVLTSELGARHPENGYVGRYLDWADEHNLGVLFWVWADHPGDPMALVTDERGRPTAYGRAARTWLTGHLPAR is encoded by the coding sequence GTGGAGAGGGGGGCTTCCATGCGGCTGCACGCGCGGCACCAGGCACGCTGGATCGTGCTCGCCGTGGTCGTGGCACTGGTCGCCGGCACCGGCCTCTACCTCCAGCTGCGCACCCCGATGGCGGCCGGCGTCCCCGCGAACACCGGGGCCGCACATCCCGTGGTCGACGGCAACCGGATCATCGACGCCCGCAGCGGTCGCGACTTCGTGCCGCGTGGGGTCAACTGGAGCAGCTTCGAGTACGCCTGCGCCCAGGGCTGGGGCATGTCGGCGCTCGACAACCTGGTCGCCCGGGACCCGGCCACGACGGAGGCGAAGGAGATCGCCGGCTGGGGTGCGAACACGGTCCGGCTCCCCCTCAACCAGGACTGTTGGCTCGGCACCCGCGGAGCACCGGTCAGCGACCAGTACGAGGAACGCTCGGTGGCCGGCTACCGCAGCGACGTGCACGCGTTCGTGACCGCGCTCAACCGGGCCGGCATCGTGGTCGTGCTGGACCTGCACAGCCGCAAGCGGATCGGGCAGCCGGAGTTCGGCAACCTGGCGATGCCGGACTCCGAGTCGATCGCGTTCTGGACCTCGGTCGCCACCGAGTACGCCGACAACCCGTCGGTGCTGTTCGACGCCTTCAACGAGCCCTACTCCCGGTACAGCTCCAGCGGTGCCCGGCTGTTGTTCGGGCTCACCTGGCGGTGCTGGCGGGACGGCGGTTGCCAGGCGCCGGTCGAGGATGACCAGACCGCGACCCTCGGACAGGTCACCTATCCCGTCCAGGGCATGGCCGCCGTGGTCAACGCCATCCGGGACGCCGGTGCCGAGCAGCCGATCCTGCTCGGCGGCCTGGACTACGCCAACGACATCAGCCACTGGCTGGAGTTCGCGCCGGACGACGACCAGCTGGTGGCGGCGTTCCACTCCTACGACTTCAAGGCGTGCGGCGACCCGGACTGCTGGAACGACGTCATCGCCCCGGTCGCCGAGACCGTGCCCGTGCTGACCTCCGAGCTCGGGGCCCGCCATCCCGAGAACGGGTACGTCGGGCGCTACCTCGACTGGGCCGACGAGCACAACCTGGGTGTGCTGTTCTGGGTCTGGGCGGACCATCCCGGCGACCCGATGGCACTGGTCACCGACGAGCGCGGTCGGCCGACGGCGTACGGCCGGGCTGCGCGCACCTGGCTGACCGGGCACCTGCCGGCACGGTGA
- a CDS encoding glycosyltransferase, translated as MTTIQTGTETRRNPRLTDGVDQDLRHLIPEGICRTFRVMPYASVNGTVLVAAADADDAITTQVVAERIDRPVQLVRHTVNEIVAAIDAVYPPQETEVETPDARRARMQMAQMLTRSGLITDDQLQRAMLEYSRTGDPLGDILVSHEAITEDVLVAALSEMYQMQRVGLAGFTPDFEVARRLPERLAHTFQAVPVAATDDLVLLAVARPLDTEQAAEVEEALGSPFRQLLANRTELDQLVQRVHARHYAEVSTRLLMETRPEESAHIVISGGQKAALVTTAIVVVMCAVIWPMETAIAVVAACSLLYLVVSFYKFRLTLRALGTHLETDVTDEEIAAIDERHLPTYTILVPLYKEAGIVPRLVRDINALDYPRTRLDVKLLCEEDDEETVQRIRDLQLPPHFHLVVVPDSQPKTKPKACNYGLQLATGDYCVIFDAEDRPDPDQLKKAIIAFSRVPENVVCVQAKLNHFNQDQNMLTAWFANEYSMHFELVLPAMGAAESPIPLGGTSNHFVTAKLRELGAWDPFNVTEDADLGIRLHREGYRTAMIDSTTLEEANSQVPNWIRQRSRWNKGYIQTWLVHMRAPFALLSQTGLKGFLSFNLTMGSAFVLLLNPIFWALTTLYVFTQAGFIEQLFPGIIFYAASALLFVGNFVFVYLNVAGSLHRGEFGLTRTALLSPLYWGLMSWAAWKGFIQLFTNPFYWEKTVHGLDEGHG; from the coding sequence GTGACCACCATCCAGACCGGCACCGAGACCCGCCGCAACCCACGACTCACCGACGGCGTCGACCAGGACCTGCGCCACCTGATCCCCGAGGGCATCTGCCGCACCTTCCGGGTGATGCCGTACGCGTCGGTGAACGGCACCGTGCTGGTTGCCGCCGCCGACGCCGACGACGCGATCACCACCCAGGTCGTCGCCGAGCGGATCGACCGCCCGGTGCAGCTGGTGCGGCACACCGTCAACGAGATCGTGGCGGCGATCGACGCGGTCTACCCGCCGCAGGAGACCGAGGTCGAGACCCCGGACGCCCGCCGCGCGCGGATGCAGATGGCCCAGATGCTCACCCGCAGCGGGCTGATCACCGACGACCAGCTGCAGCGCGCGATGCTGGAGTACTCCCGGACCGGCGACCCGCTCGGCGACATCCTGGTGTCCCACGAGGCGATCACGGAGGACGTCCTCGTGGCCGCGCTGTCGGAGATGTACCAGATGCAGCGGGTCGGGCTGGCCGGCTTCACCCCCGACTTCGAGGTGGCCCGGCGGCTCCCGGAGCGGCTCGCCCACACCTTCCAGGCGGTGCCGGTCGCGGCGACCGACGACCTGGTCCTCCTGGCCGTCGCCCGCCCCCTCGACACCGAGCAGGCGGCCGAGGTCGAGGAGGCGCTCGGCTCGCCGTTCCGCCAGCTGCTGGCCAACCGCACCGAGCTCGACCAGCTGGTCCAGCGGGTCCACGCCCGGCACTACGCCGAGGTGTCCACCCGGCTGCTGATGGAGACCCGGCCGGAGGAGTCTGCCCACATCGTCATCTCGGGCGGCCAGAAGGCCGCGCTGGTGACCACCGCGATCGTGGTCGTGATGTGCGCGGTGATCTGGCCGATGGAGACGGCGATCGCCGTGGTCGCGGCGTGCAGCCTGCTCTACCTCGTGGTGTCGTTCTACAAGTTCCGGCTCACCCTGCGGGCGCTCGGGACCCACCTGGAGACCGACGTCACCGACGAGGAGATCGCGGCGATCGACGAGCGGCACCTGCCGACGTACACGATCCTGGTCCCGCTCTACAAGGAGGCGGGCATCGTCCCGCGTCTGGTCCGCGACATCAACGCGCTCGACTACCCCCGCACCCGGCTCGACGTGAAGCTGCTGTGCGAGGAGGACGACGAGGAGACGGTCCAGAGGATCCGGGACCTGCAGCTGCCGCCGCACTTCCACCTCGTGGTGGTCCCGGACAGCCAGCCCAAGACCAAGCCCAAGGCGTGCAACTACGGGCTCCAGCTGGCTACGGGTGACTACTGCGTCATCTTCGACGCCGAGGACCGGCCGGACCCCGACCAGCTGAAGAAGGCCATCATCGCCTTCAGCCGGGTGCCCGAGAACGTCGTGTGCGTCCAGGCGAAGCTCAACCACTTCAACCAGGACCAGAACATGCTCACGGCCTGGTTCGCCAACGAGTACTCGATGCACTTCGAGCTGGTGCTCCCGGCGATGGGCGCGGCCGAGTCCCCGATCCCGCTCGGGGGGACCTCGAACCACTTCGTCACCGCCAAGCTGCGCGAGCTGGGCGCCTGGGACCCGTTCAACGTGACCGAGGACGCCGACCTCGGCATCCGACTGCACCGCGAGGGCTACCGCACGGCGATGATCGACTCCACCACCCTGGAGGAGGCCAACTCCCAGGTCCCGAACTGGATCCGCCAGCGCAGCCGCTGGAACAAGGGCTACATCCAGACCTGGCTGGTCCACATGCGCGCCCCCTTCGCGCTGCTGTCCCAGACGGGCCTCAAGGGGTTCTTGAGCTTCAACCTCACGATGGGCAGCGCGTTCGTGCTGCTCCTCAACCCGATCTTCTGGGCGCTCACGACGCTGTACGTCTTCACCCAGGCGGGCTTCATCGAGCAGCTGTTCCCCGGCATCATCTTCTACGCCGCGAGCGCGCTGCTGTTCGTCGGCAACTTCGTGTTCGTCTACCTCAACGTCGCGGGCAGCCTGCACCGCGGCGAGTTCGGGCTGACCCGGACGGCGCTGCTCTCCCCCCTCTACTGGGGCCTGATGAGCTGGGCCGCGTGGAAGGGCTTCATCCAGCTCTTCACGAACCCGTTCTACTGGGAGAAGACGGTGCACGGCCTGGACGAGGGCCACGGGTGA
- a CDS encoding hydroxyacid-oxoacid transhydrogenase has product MSETVFTYAAPALKFGTGASAEVGHDLASYGARRVLLVTDPGVAATGHPERIAAQVTARGIEVTTYDRVHVEPTDESLAEAIDFARDAGPFDAILAVGGGSSIDTAKAVNLLTTNPGELMDYVNAPVGRAQAPQHPLLPLVAIPTTTGTGAESTTICVLDVLALKVKTGISHPRLRPTLAVVDPALTISQPAVVTAAAGLDIVCHALESYTARWYAEFDAKQPEQRVPYCGANPISDLWSERALSLLAGSFRAAVRDGSDRAAREQMAMAATFAGLGFGNAGVHIPHANAYPIAGRVRDYRPDGYPDEPIVPHGMAVSLTAPAAFRFTFDAAPDRHVRAAQLLDPGVAPGPDALPAALRSLMRDVGIPNGLAAVGYADADVDDLVAGALQQQRLLATAPRRPTEEDLASVFRASMEHW; this is encoded by the coding sequence ATGAGCGAGACCGTCTTCACCTACGCCGCACCCGCGCTGAAGTTCGGGACGGGCGCCTCCGCCGAGGTCGGGCACGACCTCGCGTCGTACGGCGCCCGCCGCGTGCTGCTGGTCACCGATCCGGGGGTCGCGGCCACCGGGCACCCCGAGCGGATCGCCGCGCAGGTCACGGCTCGTGGCATCGAGGTGACGACGTACGACCGGGTCCACGTCGAGCCGACCGATGAGTCCCTGGCCGAGGCGATCGACTTCGCCCGGGACGCGGGGCCGTTCGACGCGATCCTGGCCGTCGGGGGCGGCTCGTCGATCGACACCGCCAAGGCGGTCAACCTGCTCACCACCAACCCGGGTGAGCTGATGGACTACGTCAACGCCCCGGTCGGCCGGGCGCAGGCGCCCCAGCACCCGCTGCTGCCGCTGGTGGCGATCCCCACCACGACCGGAACCGGCGCCGAGAGCACCACGATCTGCGTGCTCGACGTGCTGGCGCTGAAGGTCAAGACCGGGATCAGCCACCCCCGGCTGCGGCCGACCCTGGCGGTCGTCGACCCGGCGCTGACGATCAGCCAGCCCGCCGTGGTCACCGCGGCCGCGGGCCTGGACATCGTCTGCCACGCCCTCGAGAGCTACACCGCCCGGTGGTACGCCGAGTTCGACGCCAAGCAGCCCGAGCAGCGGGTGCCCTACTGCGGGGCGAACCCGATCTCCGACCTGTGGTCGGAGCGGGCGCTGTCGCTGCTGGCCGGCTCGTTCCGGGCGGCGGTCCGGGACGGGTCCGACCGCGCCGCGCGGGAGCAGATGGCGATGGCGGCGACCTTCGCCGGCCTGGGCTTCGGCAACGCCGGCGTGCACATCCCGCACGCGAACGCCTACCCGATCGCCGGCCGGGTCCGCGACTACCGGCCCGACGGCTACCCCGACGAGCCGATCGTCCCGCACGGCATGGCGGTCTCGCTGACGGCGCCCGCCGCGTTCCGGTTCACCTTCGACGCCGCCCCCGACCGGCACGTCCGCGCGGCCCAGCTGCTCGACCCCGGCGTCGCGCCTGGCCCGGACGCCCTGCCCGCGGCGCTGCGCAGCCTGATGCGCGACGTGGGCATCCCGAACGGCCTCGCGGCGGTGGGGTACGCCGATGCCGATGTCGACGACCTGGTCGCGGGGGCGCTCCAGCAGCAGCGGCTGCTCGCGACCGCGCCGAGGCGTCCCACGGAGGAGGACCTGGCGTCGGTGTTCCGGGCCTCGATGGAACACTGGTGA